The Pyrus communis chromosome 12, drPyrComm1.1, whole genome shotgun sequence genomic sequence cttaaaaaataatttctgattctCTGTATATTTTGACACAAAGTAAATCATAGAGACCAAAAACATACTCCGCTATTTCAGGGGAATTTATCAGCTTGGTGAGGACTTCAACTGCAATTAGGGGATTATTTTCCACCAATTCCTGAAAACAATAATTGAGGAATAATACAAGTGTTAGATTAAATcatatttatgttgatgactGATAGTTATGTGACAACAATTACCGGTAGCTTTCTTGGTGTCAGCCCACAGTGATATACAAGTTTCAGGTCATTTGCCAACTCCGAAAAGACTTGCTGAACAAGGAAAGGGCAAGCATTACGTCATCTCTTCCTTCAAAATTACTGACGTAACAGTTTATCAAATAACATGAACTTTTCAGTAAAATGAGGCCGTCAGAAACCCTTTatcataaataatttattttagcaAGAATAATATTCGGGGGAGGGAGAATGAGACCTTAGGGCCATCACTTTAGCAGACGTGCAACTACTAACTAGAGTATACCCTAGCCACATCTTTATCCCCAGGTTCAAGCATAAGACTAAAGTCAAAGATGCTTACAAAGTATCATTTCTAATTGACTCCAAAACTCCAAGGTCCTTACACTAATTAAGCTTCAGCGGATCTTTACATATAAACCTTGGGGTCCAAACAAGAAGGGCCTCCTTTCAAGTTTCAGCGTTTTGTTTTGAGGATAGGCGTCACTGTGACTTTTAGCCTGGCCAAAATCCTATAAAAAGTAACAATAATAAGTAATTCCATGGCTGGATTGGGTGACCTACGTTCTAACCCTGCCCACTGTTTGGGGTTTCTGATGCTCAATCTCAGTATTGCTTCAGAGTCTTGTTGTACTTAAATCTTTTTTCAGGTCCTGTTCCGCACTGCTTCCTCCCACTTCTATAACTATCGAATTTACTTTACCTCGTCACAACATTTAATACGGGCTATCCTTTCTCTTCAAAATCTAGACAAGCGTGCAGGCAGACAAGGTAATCTCTCCCATAATGAAAAACCCATCTCCTCCTCCTTTGGAAACTCTAACATTTCTTCCCAACCAAATAAATATAAGAATAGCTAAATACAATAAGTCCACAGAGCTTATGTCCTTTTTCCACCAGCACAGtatttcactatttcttaagAAGCCAGAGTGCCCAATTCAATCTCCCCTTAAAAAGGTTATTCCACATTGAATCCACATTTGGGCTACAAAGGAAAGGATGATCAATATGCTTCACTCTCTTTTTGGCCATAACACAAGAAGGTCAGGTATAAGCATTACGCCTGTTTGTTAATCAACATCTTTATTATACTCTTGCCATGAACAATCGTCAAGGCAAAGTATGAACCTTACAAGGTACCTTAGCCTTCCAAATCACTAGAATGGGCTGAGAAGGTGTAAAGATGGTTCATCAATATTATCCCCCCCTCCCCCGCtctctttttttattaggcCCAGCCCGACAATGGTTCATACACTAAATCCTAGGACCCACATCACCCAAAGGCGAAACACAAAATGTTTGACTTgactaaatgatatgaaaatattCAATCATTCAACATTTGGACTGATACATAGAAGTATAAAGgcatttttatattaaacatgATTATATTGATTAagatatattaaatattatgaAGGGTATACTGTATATACATGTCGACACCTCTTGTTGTGCAGGCGCAAGTGGTCCTTTTAATGCTTTTGCAATCAAGTCCCTGACAGCTGCCCCTCTGCTAGTGTCAATACACATGCCATCATCCCATAAAAGTTCATGATTGTCAACAGGGTTGAGCCACACTAGCTGAAACATGTTTGACAAGCGAAATCAAGTGAACAAGTATTCCCTTACAAATAATCAATAAATATACCCTTACGTCTTACTTCATCATCCTGAACTGGGAGCCTTGGTGGAATAGGCCTTTTCCAGTGTGGACCTAACCCTTCCAGCGCTAAATTGGATAGCAAGCCAAGCACTGTCTCGTCTCTATCTCCAGATCCAATTTTAGGTTTTGTTCCAGTTTGTAGATCAAACCTAGAACATGAATCCTAATGTCATTTGGAGAAAGAGCAAAGAAGACAAAAATAGATATCCATTGTTAAAGGTCTTACTCTAATGAGTTAACATCACAACCACGAGGAACATCAGGGTCTGCGACCACATTTCTGACAGAACCATCCTTGAATGGAGAAATAAATCGGTCTGGATGGACTTTATCGGCATACTGCTGCTGCAACTGTTCTTGTTGCGGGAATGCCTGAGAGAGAGGacaattgaaaaatatttattatagaCATAGACTGAGAACGTTTCATAGACTGAGAATGTTTCTCAACACACTGTGTAACAAAATCCCTGAATGCAGGTGGATCCTACGTAGGCTTGAAAGTTTACTAATTATGAGTGTATTTAATAGTAAAATATACATAGGTCTACGTAACTTACATGTACTGAAGGATCAAAACTTTTGATGTACTCTGTAGCAGTTTGTTTAAGTATCTGAAAAAGACGATTCTCCTTCAGATAAACATAATCTTGCCAAAAAGGATTCAAGATAAGATGAGGAAGTAACAAAACAAAGTAATACAGCTGCTGGTTACAGTTCACACTGGTGTAGTTAAAATGGTTTCTGATACTAACGTTTCATTTACGTATACTACAAATATCAATGACAACTAATTATAAAACAATGCATCCTGCAAATAAAAACAACCAAGGTTGACAAACTTGAACAGATAATAAACAAGAATTCAGTCTCCTGGTGGGGTTTTTATTTCCTTGTGGAGTTGTTGAGAAAATGAAAGCTGGTATGAATGCTTGCTGAGATATAGGAAAATCAGTTCTCTATCCgacaaaatttgtaatttcGAGAGAAGAATCTACAACAAGAATCTTACAACAATAACCAATATAGGAACGAACACAAGATGtgtttttttatcaaaacttGATGAGCCAACAGCTGCAAGATAAAACTTCAAATTCAGACATCCAAATTTTGATTTGCTTTACAAAAAGAACTCGGTGGCTTCAAAAAATACTTACAAgcttaattaaaataaaataaaaagaccttaaaataaaaaataaaaaataaagactcATTACAATGAGGaattataaaacttaaaaagtttTTCTAAATGACTCTTAATACACTAACAATAGATTCACCCTTTCTTATTTTATCTTCTTTCTATTGAACATCATATGCCACGTGCAATATCTTCGGACCAAACAGGCCTTATGCTTTGACCTGGGCATTGGCATAGTCTTGGGCTTCCAAAAGGGTTATTTCTTTTGTAACCAAAGCTGTTACTACCGTCCAAGAAAGGAAGCATGAAACTCACAGGGATTATTGTTTTGTAACCAAGCTGTTACTACTGTCCAAGAGAGGAAGCATGAAACCCAAAGGGTTATTCTTTTGTAACCAAGCTGTTACTATTGTCCAAGATAGGAAGCATGAAAATTTTGCGGGTTACAATTCAAAGTAATGTATTAGAAAGGTTCTGAAGTTAACAATTTACTCGACACTAACAGACATCAATGCTAACCATAACTCATAATTAGCTGCTAAATGCCCCTAATAAGCACACACATCCAACAGGTTAAGTCGGATtcattgtaaatttgtaatgcTAATTTAGCAACATTCCTaggggaaaagaagaaaataaaaaatttcatattgGTTGGCAGTTTTGTGTCACAGGTACAAACATAAAAGTAAAAGTTTGTAGAAACTAAATCAACAACATAATTTAGATTAACGAATTAAAAGGCTAAACAATAATGGAGAACCTCTTTGCCACCACTAGAGCCATCAGATCCAAATAGTTGTAATAGCTGCAGAACAAGTGCCCTCTCATACTTTTCGGCTTCAACATCACATGCAGCCTGCACCCCAAGCATAAAAGCTCACATCaacaaattgattttttttttttttttttttaataagaaagCAGTTTACAATGTTATTGTACTAAAGCATCAAGAAAGCAACTTAAGTGCCAAATAAACTGTTAAGCATAGATTCAACCCCATATCACTTCAAACAATGGTCTGTCGCTTGTTTAACTATTGCTTATGTTGAGAATATCGCGCttaagaatgggaaaaacaagaacaaacttCGGGAATcgaaaaacaaataaccaagataaataacaccaagaatttaAGTGGTTCGGCAATATGTGCCTACGTCCACGGGacagcaacaacaatctttcactatatcaataatgagtacaaccaataatcttACCAAATCTCTAGAACTAGGACTTGACAATAAACCTTGACGATAAacctgaaagaacaagaacaagaactacactatttcttttcttttctctcacacacactttacaatattttctcactctaatcccttgagtggcttacaatttattgttttgctccctcctcaaaactagtacaatagcccctttatattgacataataaaggtcttcttcaataaggattactaatcctaattggaatctagttatgaatccttctccatt encodes the following:
- the LOC137711388 gene encoding uncharacterized protein, with protein sequence MKLGFEESKAVFGLLRAEQRPIEEIVSEFNSLFSHGRQFIPCFSLSLLLQDKKMLNSTQRLIAFTILQQAYSSQKPSANPFFSLLINAACDVEAEKYERALVLQLLQLFGSDGSSGGKEILKQTATEYIKSFDPSVHAFPQQEQLQQQYADKVHPDRFISPFKDGSVRNVVADPDVPRGCDVNSLEFDLQTGTKPKIGSGDRDETVLGLLSNLALEGLGPHWKRPIPPRLPVQDDELVWLNPVDNHELLWDDGMCIDTSRGAAVRDLIAKALKGPLAPAQQEQVFSELANDLKLVYHCGLTPRKLPELVENNPLIAVEVLTKLINSPEIAEYFTVLVNMDMSLHSMEVVNRLTTAVDLPSEFIHLYITNCISSCENIKDKYMQNRLVRLVCVFLQSLIRNNIINVKDLFIEVQAFCIEFSRIREAAALFRLLKSLE